A genomic segment from Flavobacteriales bacterium encodes:
- a CDS encoding SUF system Fe-S cluster assembly protein produces MKTDAELQAIGEKIVERICQIYDPEIPVNIYELGLIYDIQVSEECDVEIEMTLTSPNCPVAETLPVEVEEKVKVVEEVRNVKVNITFDPPWDKDMMSEEAKLELGML; encoded by the coding sequence ATGAAAACAGATGCTGAATTACAAGCCATAGGCGAAAAGATAGTAGAAAGAATTTGTCAAATATATGACCCTGAAATTCCTGTAAACATTTACGAACTTGGATTGATATACGACATTCAAGTTAGTGAAGAATGCGATGTGGAAATAGAGATGACTTTAACCTCGCCAAACTGCCCCGTTGCCGAAACCTTACCAGTAGAAGTAGAAGAAAAAGTTAAGGTAGTTGAAGAGGTTCGCAATGTCAAAGTAAACATCACATTTGATCCCCCTTGGGATAAAGATATGATGAGCGAAGAAGCCAAACTCGAATTGGGAATGCTGTAA
- a CDS encoding SufE family protein: protein MASIQDIQQDIIDEFDMFEEWMEKYEHVIDLGKSLPLIEEQFKTDDNLIKGCQSRVWLHAQQENNTVVFTADSDAIMTKGIIALLVRTFSGQKAQEIVDADTEFINQIGLKEQLSPTRANGLLSMVKQMKLYALAFQSQN from the coding sequence ATGGCAAGTATTCAAGACATACAACAAGATATCATTGACGAATTCGACATGTTCGAAGAGTGGATGGAGAAGTACGAGCACGTCATTGACTTGGGGAAATCATTACCCTTAATTGAAGAGCAATTCAAGACCGATGACAACCTCATTAAAGGCTGTCAATCTAGGGTATGGCTACACGCTCAACAAGAAAACAATACCGTTGTTTTTACTGCCGATAGCGACGCCATTATGACCAAAGGCATTATTGCCCTTTTGGTACGTACTTTTTCAGGACAAAAAGCTCAAGAAATTGTAGATGCCGACACCGAATTCATCAATCAAATCGGACTGAAAGAGCAACTATCGCCAACAAGAGCCAACGGACTCCTATCGATGGTTAAACAAATGAAACTTTACGCTTTAGCGTTCCAATCACAAAACTAA
- a CDS encoding cysteine desulfurase codes for MIAINDIRNQFPTLHQEVNGHPLVYLDNGATTHKPQVVIDAISHYYEKQNSNIHRGVHYLSQLATDAYEASRETIRQHFNAEHLHEIIFTKGNTEAINLVANGFRQILKQGDEVLVSAMEHHSNIVPWQMTCESASASLKVIPMDEKGVLDIEAYKNLLSNKTKVVAVNHISNALGTINPVKQMIQWAHEVGAAVLIDGAQAGPHCSIDVQDLDADFYCISGHKVYGPTGIGALYGKEEWLKKLPPYQGGGEMIATVSFDKTTYADLPHKFEAGTPNIAGGIALKTAIDWLNEIGLENIVEYEKGLVDYATEELGKIEGIRFIGQAQEKAGVISFLVGDIHPYDMGMILDKLGIAVRTGHHCAQPVMDQFCIPGTVRASFAVYNTKEDINRLIEGVKKAQMMLS; via the coding sequence ATGATAGCTATTAATGACATACGCAATCAATTTCCTACACTTCACCAAGAAGTGAATGGTCATCCTTTGGTCTATTTGGATAATGGAGCAACCACTCACAAACCCCAAGTGGTCATAGATGCTATCAGTCATTATTACGAAAAACAAAACTCCAACATACATCGTGGCGTTCACTACCTTAGTCAATTAGCTACCGATGCTTACGAGGCCTCTAGGGAAACTATTCGCCAACATTTTAATGCCGAGCACCTTCACGAAATCATTTTTACTAAAGGCAATACCGAAGCTATTAATTTAGTAGCCAACGGTTTTAGACAAATCTTAAAACAAGGCGATGAAGTTCTTGTTTCAGCTATGGAGCACCACTCCAATATTGTGCCTTGGCAAATGACCTGTGAAAGTGCATCAGCAAGCTTAAAAGTTATCCCTATGGACGAAAAAGGCGTCCTAGATATAGAGGCCTACAAAAACCTTTTATCGAACAAAACAAAAGTCGTTGCTGTTAATCATATCTCAAACGCTTTGGGAACAATTAATCCTGTTAAGCAAATGATACAATGGGCTCATGAGGTCGGTGCTGCAGTCTTGATAGACGGGGCACAAGCGGGACCACATTGCAGCATTGACGTTCAAGATTTAGACGCTGACTTTTACTGTATTTCGGGACACAAAGTCTATGGTCCAACAGGTATTGGCGCACTGTATGGCAAAGAAGAATGGCTCAAGAAATTACCCCCCTATCAGGGTGGTGGCGAGATGATAGCTACCGTTAGTTTTGACAAAACAACCTATGCCGATTTACCACACAAATTTGAGGCAGGGACACCCAATATAGCAGGAGGGATTGCTCTCAAAACAGCCATTGATTGGCTCAACGAAATAGGCCTAGAGAATATCGTAGAATACGAAAAGGGATTAGTGGACTATGCCACAGAAGAACTCGGTAAAATCGAGGGTATTCGCTTCATTGGTCAAGCGCAAGAAAAAGCAGGGGTTATCTCCTTTTTAGTAGGCGATATTCACCCTTACGATATGGGTATGATTTTGGACAAATTAGGTATTGCTGTTCGTACTGGTCACCATTGCGCACAACCTGTTATGGATCAATTTTGCATACCGGGTACTGTAAGAGCCTCTTTTGCCGTTTACAATACCAAAGAAGACATTAACCGATTGATTGAGGGTGTTAAAAAAGCCCAAATGATGTTATCCTAA
- the sufD gene encoding Fe-S cluster assembly protein SufD has protein sequence MNLKDKLIQAYKDGATRGLSFETERAKHIQRWDEMGFPTIKDEEWKYTNLLPILKNDYQLSESKSEITAKSLEEYILTDTDTHLMVFVNGQFSEELSSIDDKYATVCSLAEAEQKESEILKKYWGTCISETPDTLVSLNSALSKEGAFIYVPKNKVAEKPIQIVYVTNGVSSDLFLQTRNLIVVEENAQVQITERHQNFDGKEVFTNALTEIHAADNSVVDFYKVQNDKRSCSLIDNTWVKQGKNCNCTVDTFSFGGKFIRNNLSFLLEGEHSESNMRGITLIGQDQLVDHHTMVDHAVPHCQSNEMYKGIFDDNAKGIFNGKVMVRPHAQKTNAFQSNNNLLLTDSASIDTKPQLEIYADDVACSHGCTIGQLDDEALFYLRSRGIPFKEAQAMLMYAFANDVLSNVKIPELKEKLNRIIAEKLGVELNIEV, from the coding sequence GTGAATTTAAAAGACAAACTCATACAAGCATACAAAGACGGAGCTACACGAGGTCTTTCTTTTGAAACTGAAAGGGCAAAACACATTCAGCGATGGGACGAAATGGGTTTCCCTACAATAAAAGACGAGGAGTGGAAATACACCAATCTTTTACCTATTCTGAAAAACGACTATCAGCTGTCGGAATCCAAAAGTGAAATCACAGCAAAGTCTCTTGAAGAATATATTTTGACAGACACAGATACACATTTAATGGTATTTGTAAACGGTCAGTTTTCAGAAGAATTATCATCCATTGATGATAAGTATGCTACCGTCTGTTCACTTGCTGAGGCAGAACAAAAAGAATCAGAAATTTTAAAGAAATATTGGGGAACTTGCATTTCTGAAACGCCCGATACTTTAGTTTCTCTAAACTCTGCCTTATCTAAAGAAGGAGCATTTATTTATGTGCCCAAAAACAAAGTCGCTGAAAAGCCCATTCAGATTGTATATGTCACCAATGGAGTGTCTTCCGACTTATTTTTACAAACACGAAACTTAATTGTAGTTGAAGAAAATGCCCAAGTACAAATTACTGAAAGACATCAGAATTTTGACGGAAAAGAAGTCTTTACCAACGCCCTAACAGAAATTCATGCCGCCGATAATTCTGTAGTTGATTTTTATAAAGTTCAAAACGATAAACGCAGTTGCTCTTTGATAGACAACACTTGGGTAAAGCAAGGCAAAAACTGCAATTGCACCGTAGACACCTTTAGCTTTGGTGGTAAATTTATTCGCAACAACCTCAGCTTTTTGTTAGAAGGTGAACATTCTGAAAGTAATATGCGAGGTATAACACTTATCGGACAAGACCAATTAGTTGACCACCACACTATGGTGGACCATGCCGTACCCCATTGTCAAAGTAATGAAATGTACAAAGGTATTTTTGACGATAATGCTAAAGGCATTTTCAATGGAAAGGTTATGGTAAGGCCTCACGCTCAAAAGACCAATGCCTTTCAATCCAACAACAATTTATTGCTAACCGACTCAGCATCTATTGACACCAAACCTCAACTTGAGATATATGCCGACGATGTAGCTTGTAGTCACGGTTGTACTATCGGACAACTAGACGATGAAGCACTATTTTACCTGCGCTCAAGAGGTATTCCTTTCAAAGAGGCACAAGCTATGCTAATGTATGCCTTTGCTAATGACGTTCTTTCGAATGTTAAAATTCCCGAACTCAAAGAGAAATTAAACCGTATAATCGCTGAAAAACTAGGTGTTGAATTGAATATAGAAGTATAA
- the sufC gene encoding Fe-S cluster assembly ATPase SufC, giving the protein MLEIKNLKASVEGNKILTGINLKVNAGEVHAIMGPNGSGKSTLSSVIAGREEYEIEDGTIDFNGSDIMELSPEERSHKGIFLSFQYPIEIPGVSVSNFLKTSLNESRKAQGLEPMPAGDLLKMMREKMELLEIKKGFLSRSLNQGFSGGEKKRNEIFQMAMLEPKLAILDETDSGLDIDALRIVANGVNKLKSKENATIVITHYQRLLDYIVPDFVHVLYDGRIVKSGSKELALELEEKGYDWIIKEAEGK; this is encoded by the coding sequence ATGTTAGAAATAAAAAACTTAAAAGCCTCTGTAGAAGGCAATAAAATTTTAACAGGTATCAACCTAAAAGTTAATGCTGGAGAGGTTCACGCTATTATGGGTCCTAATGGCTCAGGAAAAAGCACCTTGTCTTCCGTTATTGCTGGAAGAGAAGAATACGAAATAGAGGACGGAACTATCGACTTCAATGGTAGCGATATTATGGAATTATCTCCTGAAGAGCGTTCGCACAAAGGGATATTTTTATCCTTTCAGTACCCTATTGAAATTCCCGGTGTATCGGTATCTAACTTCCTAAAAACATCGCTTAACGAAAGTAGAAAAGCGCAAGGACTTGAGCCTATGCCAGCTGGCGATTTGTTAAAGATGATGAGAGAGAAAATGGAGCTTCTTGAGATAAAGAAAGGCTTTCTTAGCCGTTCGCTGAACCAAGGGTTTTCTGGTGGTGAAAAGAAAAGAAATGAAATCTTTCAAATGGCGATGCTAGAGCCTAAATTAGCTATCCTCGATGAAACCGATTCAGGCTTAGATATCGATGCTCTACGTATCGTTGCTAATGGTGTAAACAAACTAAAGTCAAAAGAGAATGCTACTATCGTTATTACTCACTACCAACGTTTGCTAGACTATATAGTACCTGACTTTGTACACGTATTATACGATGGTAGAATTGTAAAATCTGGCAGTAAAGAATTAGCTTTAGAACTAGAAGAAAAGGGTTACGATTGGATCATTAAAGAAGCGGAAGGAAAGTGA
- the sufB gene encoding Fe-S cluster assembly protein SufB → MTEEDKILEEVTGAEYKYGFTTNVESDTIQKGLNEDVIRLISKKKEEPQWLLEHRLKAFESWKKMEEPNWANIKYQKPNYQDIIYYAAPKQKKELKSLDELDPEMKKTFDKLGISLDEQKKLAGVAVDFVMDSVSVATSFKDKLGELGIIFCSISEAVKEHPELVKKYLGTVVPTTDNFFSALNSAVFTDGSFCYIPKGVKCPMELSTYFRINQAGTGQFERTLVIADEGSYVSYLEGCTAPMRDENQLHAAVVELIAMDDAEIKYSTVQNWYPGDANGVGGVFNFVTKRGVCHNRSKISWTQVETGSAVTWKYPSCILKGDNSIGEFYSVAVTNNYQQADTGTKMIHLGKNSKSTIISKGICAGKSEGSYRGLVKIQKGAENARNFSQCDSLLMGDKCGSHTFPYIEVKNKSAKIEHEATTSKIGEDQIFYCNQRGIGTEEAIALIVNGYCKDVLNQLPMEFAVEAQKLLAISLEGSVG, encoded by the coding sequence TTGACTGAAGAAGATAAAATATTAGAAGAAGTAACAGGAGCAGAATATAAGTATGGCTTTACTACTAACGTAGAAAGTGATACCATTCAAAAAGGGCTTAACGAAGATGTTATTCGCCTTATTTCCAAGAAAAAAGAAGAGCCACAATGGTTACTAGAGCACCGTTTGAAGGCTTTCGAGTCGTGGAAAAAGATGGAAGAACCCAATTGGGCTAATATCAAATACCAAAAGCCTAATTATCAAGACATCATCTATTATGCTGCGCCCAAACAGAAGAAAGAACTTAAAAGTTTGGACGAGCTAGACCCCGAGATGAAAAAGACTTTTGACAAGCTTGGGATTTCTCTTGACGAGCAAAAAAAATTAGCTGGAGTAGCCGTTGACTTCGTTATGGATAGCGTTTCAGTAGCTACCAGTTTTAAAGATAAACTGGGCGAATTGGGAATCATTTTTTGTTCCATCAGCGAAGCCGTTAAAGAACACCCTGAACTCGTAAAAAAATACTTAGGAACCGTTGTTCCTACTACCGATAACTTCTTTTCAGCACTTAACTCGGCTGTATTTACCGATGGTTCGTTTTGCTACATTCCAAAGGGTGTCAAATGCCCTATGGAACTGTCCACATACTTTAGAATAAATCAGGCCGGAACAGGACAATTTGAAAGAACATTAGTCATTGCCGATGAAGGCAGTTATGTCAGCTATCTGGAAGGTTGTACTGCCCCTATGCGTGATGAAAATCAACTGCATGCTGCCGTAGTAGAATTAATCGCTATGGACGATGCAGAAATCAAATATTCTACTGTACAAAACTGGTATCCTGGTGATGCTAATGGTGTGGGTGGTGTTTTCAATTTTGTTACTAAAAGAGGCGTTTGTCATAACCGCTCTAAGATATCTTGGACGCAGGTAGAAACAGGCTCGGCAGTAACATGGAAATACCCTTCTTGTATTCTAAAAGGAGACAACTCAATCGGTGAATTTTATTCGGTGGCCGTAACCAACAATTACCAGCAAGCGGATACAGGAACAAAGATGATTCATCTTGGCAAAAACTCAAAAAGTACTATTATTTCAAAAGGTATATGTGCCGGTAAAAGTGAAGGTAGTTACAGAGGCTTGGTGAAGATACAAAAGGGTGCAGAAAACGCTAGAAATTTCTCGCAATGCGACTCCCTCTTAATGGGTGATAAATGCGGTTCGCATACTTTCCCCTACATAGAAGTAAAAAATAAAAGTGCTAAAATAGAGCACGAAGCAACCACCTCAAAAATTGGAGAAGACCAAATATTCTACTGCAATCAAAGAGGGATAGGAACGGAAGAAGCCATTGCACTGATTGTGAATGGCTATTGCAAAGATGTACTTAATCAATTACCAATGGAATTTGCCGTTGAGGCGCAAAAGCTACTAGCCATTAGTTTGGAAGGTAGTGTTGGATAA
- a CDS encoding iron-sulfur cluster assembly accessory protein, which yields MIQVTDDAKTKLLSLMKEEGKNSDAFVRVGVNSGGCSGLSYDLGFDTTENEDDKSFEDNGIKIVVNKKSYLYLIGTVLEYSGGLNGKGFVFNNPNASRTCGCGESFAV from the coding sequence GTGATTCAGGTAACAGATGACGCAAAAACAAAATTGCTGTCTTTAATGAAAGAGGAAGGTAAAAATTCCGATGCTTTTGTTAGAGTAGGAGTTAATAGTGGAGGTTGTTCAGGTCTTTCATATGACTTGGGTTTTGACACTACTGAAAATGAAGACGATAAATCTTTTGAAGACAACGGTATAAAAATCGTAGTTAACAAGAAAAGCTATCTGTATTTGATAGGTACGGTTTTAGAATATTCTGGAGGATTAAATGGCAAGGGCTTTGTCTTTAACAACCCAAATGCATCACGAACATGTGGATGTGGTGAAAGTTTTGCAGTTTAA
- the thiL gene encoding thiamine-phosphate kinase — MSLLEDKTPKRTPLSELGEFGLIEHISKNFELKNDTSTFGIGDDCAVIDAGEHFQLVTTDMLVEGVHFDLTYTPLKHLGYKSVVVNLSDIYAMNGLPKQITVSIALSNRFPLEAIEELYEGIRLACVAYNVDLVGGDTTSSTSGLCLSITAIGEVDKDKIVYRSGAKEHDLIVVSGDLGSAYLGLQLLNREKQVFEADPNTQPDLQNKDYVLQRQLKPEARKDMVELFHSKGIVPTSMIDVSDGLSSELLHLCSSSKVGCAIYEEKLPLDFMAISTAEEFNISAATCALNGGEDYELLFTICQSHYDSIKDDPDLTIIGHITDNSMGSVLVTKDENQQPLTAQGWNALS, encoded by the coding sequence ATGAGTTTATTAGAAGATAAAACCCCAAAACGAACGCCTTTGTCTGAGCTTGGCGAATTCGGATTGATAGAGCATATTAGCAAAAATTTTGAGTTAAAAAACGATACCTCGACTTTCGGAATCGGTGATGACTGCGCCGTTATTGATGCTGGCGAGCATTTTCAGCTCGTTACAACAGATATGTTGGTTGAAGGGGTTCACTTTGATTTGACTTACACTCCCTTGAAGCATCTGGGCTATAAATCTGTGGTTGTTAACCTTTCTGATATTTATGCAATGAACGGTTTGCCAAAGCAAATTACAGTAAGTATAGCTTTGTCCAATCGTTTTCCATTAGAAGCTATCGAAGAGCTTTATGAAGGGATTCGTTTAGCTTGTGTAGCATATAATGTCGATTTGGTGGGTGGCGATACCACTTCCTCAACTAGCGGTTTATGTTTAAGTATTACGGCTATTGGAGAGGTTGACAAAGACAAAATAGTTTACAGAAGCGGTGCTAAAGAACACGATTTAATCGTTGTTTCAGGTGATTTGGGTTCTGCTTATTTAGGTTTACAGTTACTCAATAGGGAAAAACAAGTGTTTGAAGCTGACCCCAATACGCAACCCGATTTACAAAACAAAGACTATGTCCTTCAAAGACAACTTAAGCCTGAGGCTAGAAAAGATATGGTAGAGCTGTTCCATTCTAAAGGAATTGTACCAACTTCTATGATAGATGTTTCTGACGGCCTTTCTTCGGAGTTACTACACTTATGTAGTTCTTCTAAAGTAGGATGCGCCATTTATGAAGAAAAATTACCTCTTGACTTTATGGCAATATCTACTGCTGAAGAATTTAATATATCTGCAGCTACTTGTGCTTTAAATGGTGGCGAAGATTACGAATTGTTATTTACGATTTGTCAATCCCATTACGACTCCATAAAAGATGATCCTGATTTAACAATTATTGGTCATATTACAGATAATAGTATGGGCTCTGTATTGGTTACCAAAGATGAAAATCAACAACCTTTGACTGCTCAAGGTTGGAATGCGTTAAGCTAA